The genomic DNA CCCAACAAACAGAGGAAGAGTATGGCATACGCAACAGCAGTGCATCTGCGGTTGGCACGGGCATGTATGATAGAATGAGTTGTGAAGGTTCACCAATGATGATGTCTCCTTGGAACCAAGCAACTCCATTTACTCAAACACAATGGTCTAGTGTTGAAGAAAATCTACCCCAAAATGGCCTTATTGGTTCCCTTGTTCGTGAAGAAGGTCATATTTATTCTTTAGCTGCCACCAAAGATCTtctttatactggttctgataGCAAGAACATACGTGTGTGGAAGAATCTTAAGGAGTTTAGTGCATTCAAATGTAACAGTGGATTGGTAAAGGCCATTGTTATTTCAGGCGAGAAGATTTTCACAGGTCACCAAGACGGAAAGATTCGGGTTTGGAAAGTCTCCCCTAAGAACCAGAGCTTGCACAAACGCTCTGGAACGTTACCAACTTTGAAAGATATATTCAAGGCATCTCTCAAACCAAGAAACTATGTTGAGGTGAAGAAACACCGCACTGCTCTTTGGATCAAACACGCCGATGCTGTTTCATGTTTGAGCTTAAACGTTGAACAAGGGTTGTTGTATTCTGCTTCTTGGGACCGGACCATTAAGGTGTGGAGGATTTCTGATTCAAAATGTCTAGAATCGATCCCAGCTCACGATGATGCTGTAAACTCGGTGGTGTCAACAACGGAGGCGATTGTTTTCTCTGGATCAGCTGATGGGACAGTCAAGGCATGGAAGAGAGACCAACaaggaaaacacacaaaacatacATTAATGCAAACACTAACAAAACAAGAGAGTGCAGTCACAGCTTTAGCTGTAAGCAAGAATGGTGCGGCTGTGTACTTTGGTTCGAGTGATGGTTTGGTCAATTTTTGGGAGAGGGAGAAGCAATTGAACTACGGTGGTGTTCTCAAGGGCCATAAGCTTGCTGTCCTTTGCCTAGAAGTGGCAGGAAGTCTTGTCTTTAGCGGATCAGCTGATAAGACAATATGTGTGTGGAAGAGAGATGGAAATATTCATACATGCCTTTCTGTACTAACAGGTCACACAGGTCCTGTAAAATGTTTGGCTGTAGAAGCAGATCGCGAAGCTTCAGAACGTTCAGACAAAAAATGGATTGTATATAGTGGAAGCTTGGATAAGTCAGTAAAAGTATGGGGAGTTTCAGAATCTTTCATTGACATGAACCAAATGGTTATGATGCAACAACAACATGTTATATCGCATTCTGAGGCTTTCATGTCTGATGGCAGTTTCTCTTCATCAGCTGGTGGAGCTAGCAGTCATCGACGACCCTAATCATGGTTTGTGATTTGGCCTTCAAAATACCAACTCTGTCTGAATTATTCATTTGTTTTACTGTTAATTtgaatgaaaaagaaataaaaagaaaattctagTTTTATGATGCAGTATTGTACAATATGGAGTTGAGTTTGAactactaatttatttttttgtttattataaagGTTTGTTGTACTTTTCTTATATTTGTGATGAAAACCTGTAACTTTTTCaaacttgaaaataattatgattgTTGTAAACTTAGATAGTAGTGCATGCATCTCGTAATAATTAAGTGCTTTCTTGCATATTTTATTGTTGTTAATCCCATAACAACATTCACTAATACTATGCTGTCCTGAAAATTAGAAGGAAAAATAAACTGAAATTAAAGACAAATTTAATAATCccaagaaactaaaaaatatagtatatacataatatgtaaacatacattttaaattatgtaaataaatgaattattttaagaaaagcTTAGTCTCGtaactaaattttgaaaaaaagaagagagtaaaTATGTGATAGCTTAGAAAATTTTCGTGTAACTTTACTTTATAATATGAAACATCTTCATAAATATGAAACAATCTTAtaaaagttaatttgtttacaaaagaaaaaaccaataaaaaactttaacaataaaataagtTGAACCAATGGTGGTGTTTTGAAGAAATTATATTGTTCCGAGacaattatatgtttatatagaggtGGATATTTACAAGGGTGAATTAGtccaataaccaaaacaaaaaaactatagtagaaaataacattatattttaaaaaattagaagattAGAATAAGAGTAGTGTAAAATTACCaatttagtgtttttaggtGGTGGAGGGCAATGGTGGTTGTTGGTTGGCGTGGGCGGACAGCAGCGGTTGTTGGTTGGCGTGGGCGGACAGCGGCGGTGGCCGGCAGTGGTGGCCAGTGGAGGTAGCCGGAGAAGTTGGTCGGAGGTGGCGGTCGGTGGTGGTTGCCGGAGTTCACCGGAAAAGTTCGCcggaaaaagaaaactataccctaaaagaTTGTACATTGAGAACTCAAATGGTGATGGTGATAAAGAGGTGAAGGTGGTCGCCGGAGGTGGTTGCCAGCGGTGATGGCGGTGGCCGGTGGTTGGAGAGTGGTGGTGAGAGGATGGTGGTGGGGGCTGAAGATAGGGTGATGAAGGGGTAAAAATTGGCATTATACATATAGTATAAGGTATATAATTAATACATTGTGAGTGTAgttaatttgtaaattatagtttttttttggttatacaacccaatttccctatttacaatcctttttattgtaggattaataattgaccgtatattttatttaattatggtatcatataattgattgaataattttcttgatttttttctatttaaatcctttttattttaaaattagaaacttaaaaattagaataagtttatattttataatttctagtTTTACTGAGAAAATACTAATTAGAATtatcttaatatattttaaaaataaaaataaaattgtttaaactttttgtttatatacttattaaaaaaaaaaagagcccaggaagaaaaaaaaaaaaaacaaataggtaAAGCGATGAGAAACGTGTGTTCACAGATATTTtgataaagaagaagtaaatccATCTCTGGCCGTAATTGGCTGTGGCAGCCACACCCTCCTTATCCAAAATCTCCTCCTTCCTTAAAACTAAGcttcacctcttttgcttctcttttgcttttgagtCGCTTCACTTCTCTTTGCATCCCTTCAAACTCATCCACAGGTATTTCAATATTCTCTCTCTATTCCTCAACTCCGATCATTACCCATTTCTTGAatcttccctttcttttttattttagcaaAAGGAATGGcgacagcagcagcagcaccagCAGTGATCTCATGGACAAGATCGGGCATTGTGTCCAAATCCGGACAAACCCAGAAGAAAACTGAGATGAAAGTTTCTTACGTAACTGGACTGAATTCATATGGTGGTCTCAAGgcacagaacaacaacaacaaggttgTCTCAATGGGATCACCACTCTGCACACAACAGTGCTTTGCTAATGTTGTGATGTCTCTCAAGGGAAAAAGAGGCAGTGGAGGAGCCTTATCCACCACATGTAACGCCGTGGGAGAGATTTTCAAGATTGCAGCAATCATGAATGCTCTTACTCTTGTCGGTGTTGCTGTTGGATTCGTTCTTCTTCGAATCGAGACCTCTGTTGAAGAAGCTGAAGCCGAGTAAATAGAGTCAATTTGCtcattcttatatatataatttttgttattgatGTTGTCAAGCTTCGGTATAACTTGATGGGATACATGCATGTTACATTTGTTAATGAAGCTCTTTTCTTGGTAGATGTTATTGGGGAAGCCTCACTAATTAATAACTCTGCATCTACTGTTTTATCCATTGCTTCATATAATCTTGCTTTGTGAGGTAGCCATTTCAGCACTTTAATTGTTTACATAAGAGAGCATTGAGGATACAAATCGCAAGCTAGCAAAATCATCTTAACTCAATAGATAAAGTTGAACAATATGAAGGAGCATTGAGGATCAACCATCGAGCTCGGGTTATTGAAACATCATGTGTCCCTCAATTGATGAAGTATATAGAACAAACGTGGGATCCATACTTATTCAAACATAGCCAGCCTCTTTCTCATCGTGCAACCAAAATATGAAGGCATCCCTTTGGGTTTGGGACCACCATTGGTCTTGCCATGTTAAGTCCTCAGCGCAAAAGCCCTCCACAAAATCCCTCTGTGGTAACTGATGCATTCCTCCTAAGATGATCAACACTCTAAATAGTGTTGAGGATAGTCTTTgcaaccaagaaacaaagaggaTTCTAGGATCAAAGGATGTAAATTTATAGGTCACACAGAAGTTGCGGAAAGGCCTCTGAGATGATGATCTGACTAAAATGagttttagaattaaaaatatagatagatGAGTCTCTAAAGAAATTACAAGAACTTATAAAGaacggaaaaagaaaagaacaaacctTGAAACAACTTAGAAggttgttcttgaaaatacaACGCGTTAagtataaaatttgaaattaaaagataacTTGATCGTGCTCCTTCTCTTCATGTTGGAAAAAGGGTCTTAGGCTTTTGGTTCAACAAATGGGCATCGGTGAAGTGAAACAGTTAACTCATTCAAAACTTTGTCAAGAAAACCTATTGGGACAAAAACTTAACAAGGGAAAAAAAGTATAACCATGACACTTTTCACATGTTTAtacttaaacaaaataaataaataaaaaataaataaataaatgacaCTTTTCACATTTATCGAAATCTCTTAGCttgaatcaaaacaaaagtGGTTTGACAAGCTTCACCTCCATACATGTTGTCTTGATCACTTTGGCTCCATATTTGATTAAGCAATCCTCCAACAGTTTGGTTAAACTTAAACAACTTAAATATTGTAAacttattctaaatttttttaaactctaatgTTTTTATCATACTCTCATGCAGGCCCGACATGCATATGCACAGGGTCCTTTAAATTTAGAGTccaaatctttttaattttttcttttacctaGGAAAAtggtccaattttttttttttactctgggTCCATATAACTATTGAACCAAGGCCTACTTTTATGTCTATTTAATT from Camelina sativa cultivar DH55 chromosome 7, Cs, whole genome shotgun sequence includes the following:
- the LOC104703178 gene encoding uncharacterized protein LOC104703178; this translates as MFAEADSIPRAKYGNMMHSDPNLSSTMTQQTEEEYGIRNSSASAVGTGMYDRMSCEGSPMMMSPWNQATPFTQTQWSSVEENLPQNGLIGSLVREEGHIYSLAATKDLLYTGSDSKNIRVWKNLKEFSAFKCNSGLVKAIVISGEKIFTGHQDGKIRVWKVSPKNQSLHKRSGTLPTLKDIFKASLKPRNYVEVKKHRTALWIKHADAVSCLSLNVEQGLLYSASWDRTIKVWRISDSKCLESIPAHDDAVNSVVSTTEAIVFSGSADGTVKAWKRDQQGKHTKHTLMQTLTKQESAVTALAVSKNGAAVYFGSSDGLVNFWEREKQLNYGGVLKGHKLAVLCLEVAGSLVFSGSADKTICVWKRDGNIHTCLSVLTGHTGPVKCLAVEADREASERSDKKWIVYSGSLDKSVKVWGVSESFIDMNQMVMMQQQHVISHSEAFMSDGSFSSSAGGASSHRRP
- the LOC104703179 gene encoding uncharacterized protein LOC104703179, whose translation is MATAAAAPAVISWTRSGIVSKSGQTQKKTEMKVSYVTGLNSYGGLKAQNNNNKVVSMGSPLCTQQCFANVVMSLKGKRGSGGALSTTCNAVGEIFKIAAIMNALTLVGVAVGFVLLRIETSVEEAEAE